The genomic segment CGCGGTCGGGATCATGTCGCTCCAGTCCGCGTCCACGCGCGGCAACATGGAGGCGCGGCAGATGAGCACGGGCGCGGTGCTCGCGCAGCGCTGGGTCGAGCGACTGCGACGCGATGGGCTCAACTGGACCCAGAGCAACAACACCGTCTCGGCGCTGCTCCTGGCCCGCACGACGTGGCTGCGCACGACGCCGGATCCGGGCGCGCCGGTCGGGTGGATGGTGCCGGCCGATGTGCCCGCGACGGGCGAGACGGCGAACTTCGACTTCTACGGCAACGACACCGCCGACGGGGCGGAGATGCGGTACTGCACGAACATCCGGCTCGAGTGGCTCTACCCGGGCCGCGCGCTCCGCGCGGACGTGCGGGTGTGGTGGACGCGGGTGTCGTACGGCGGCGCCAACGATCCCACGCGCGCGCAGCTCGCGCGGTGCGCCGCCGGCGTCGATCCGAACACGCTCACCGGCGACTTCCGGACGCGCGCGGCCTACGCGTCGACCGTCATCCGCTACACGCCCATGCCGTCCAACTGAAGCCATGAACCGCCCCACCACAGATCGAGCTCGCTCCCGTCGCGCCGGCTTCACGCTGATCGAGATGATGGTCGCGCTCGCGGCCGGCGGGCTGGTCATCGCCGCGGTGTTCACGCTCGGCGGGGCCAGCGCGCGGCACTTCCAGGAGCAGCAGCGGGTCGGCGTCACGCAGCGCTCGGTCCGCATGGCCATGGAGCGGCTGCGCCGTGACATCGCGCGCGCCGGCTACATGCACGTGCCGTCCACCAACTCGCCCTTCGTGCGCACCTGCCCCGTGCCCGTCGCGCCCGGCAACCTGCCGGCGGTGGCCTTCACCGACGACGACCCCACGGGCAACGGGGCGCTCCTCAATCGCGGGGTGAACCGGGTGAGCGCGGACCGGCTGCGGCTCACCGGCAACTACGTGACCGACGACGCCTACCTGGTGCGCACGGTCAACGCGAACGGCTCGGCGGTGTTCCTGCAGACGGACTGGCTCGCGTTCCAGCGGGCGTTCACGTCGGACGACGGGACGGGCTCGCGCCGCGTCGACACGGCGCGCTTCCAGGAGGTGTTCGCGGCCGGCCGCATGCTCCACATCGAGACGCGGACCGGGACGCACTTCTTCGTCACCATCACCAGCGCCACGCTCAACGGCCTCGGCAACATGGCGCAGGTCAACATCAACCCCGCGCTCGGCGTCGACAACCCGTGCCTCGAGGGGCTCGGCCGCGGCGCGCTGGTCAGCCCGGTGACGACGGTCGAGTACGGCATCGTGCCCGCCGCGGGCGTGCTCGTGCCGAACAACCAGAACGTGACCGGCGCCAACACGGTGCTGCAGCGCCAGGAGCTGGACCCGGCGACGCTCGCGCCGATCCCGGGGACGCAGCGCGCGGTGCTCGAGTGGGCGGTCGACTTCAACCTCGACTTCGTCCTCGACACGAACCCGACGCCCGGCAACCCGCCGAACCTGGTGCAGCGGACGGGCACGGTCGCGGCGCCGACGGTGGCGGGCCAGCCGTGGCAGGTCCGGAGCATCATCGCGTCGCTCGCGGCCCGCACGCCCGAGCAGGATCGTCGCTTCCCGTGGCCGACGTCGTGGGGCGCCGCGCGCCCCGTCGGTCAGCCGCTCAATCGGTTCCGCGTCTTCACGGACCGCCAGGGCGCGGCGCGCGTCCGACAGCTCACGACCGAAGTTCAGATGCCCAAC from the Sandaracinaceae bacterium genome contains:
- a CDS encoding prepilin-type N-terminal cleavage/methylation domain-containing protein — translated: MMGLVRKHGRSGRKRGASRRERGYTLIEVMMAIGVLTAGAVGIMSLQSASTRGNMEARQMSTGAVLAQRWVERLRRDGLNWTQSNNTVSALLLARTTWLRTTPDPGAPVGWMVPADVPATGETANFDFYGNDTADGAEMRYCTNIRLEWLYPGRALRADVRVWWTRVSYGGANDPTRAQLARCAAGVDPNTLTGDFRTRAAYASTVIRYTPMPSN
- a CDS encoding prepilin-type N-terminal cleavage/methylation domain-containing protein, with amino-acid sequence MNRPTTDRARSRRAGFTLIEMMVALAAGGLVIAAVFTLGGASARHFQEQQRVGVTQRSVRMAMERLRRDIARAGYMHVPSTNSPFVRTCPVPVAPGNLPAVAFTDDDPTGNGALLNRGVNRVSADRLRLTGNYVTDDAYLVRTVNANGSAVFLQTDWLAFQRAFTSDDGTGSRRVDTARFQEVFAAGRMLHIETRTGTHFFVTITSATLNGLGNMAQVNINPALGVDNPCLEGLGRGALVSPVTTVEYGIVPAAGVLVPNNQNVTGANTVLQRQELDPATLAPIPGTQRAVLEWAVDFNLDFVLDTNPTPGNPPNLVQRTGTVAAPTVAGQPWQVRSIIASLAARTPEQDRRFPWPTSWGAARPVGQPLNRFRVFTDRQGAARVRQLTTEVQMPNLVPRR